The window ATCCTGATGGGGGAACTCGGCTGGAACGGCACCCTGGTCGCGGTCATCGTGCCCGGCCTGGTCACCGCGTTCGGTGTGTTCTACATGCGGCAGTTCATCCTCGAAGCGGTGCCCGACGAGCTGATCGAGGCCGGCCGGATCGACGGCGCCACCACCCTGCGGATCTACTGGAGCGTGGTGCTGCCGGCGGTCCGCCCGGCGATGGCCGTGCTCGGCCTGCTCACCTTCGTGGCCACCTGGAACGACTTCCAGTGGCCGTTGATCACTCTCGGCGGCACCTACTACCCGACGTCGATGGTGGCCCTGTCCGACCTGGCCAGCGGCAACTACGTGCTGTACCGGCGGGTGCTCGCCGGTGCGTTCGTGGCGACCATCCCGCTGTTGATCATGCTCTTCATCGGTGGTCGGCAGATCGTCCGGGGAATCATGGAAGGCGCCGTCAAGAACTGACCCGGCGCGGACCCGTACCGTGGCCCAGTCCCGCTCCAGCACTAGTGAGGTATGGCATGAACACCGTACGACCGCTCCACGATGGCTGGACCGTACTACCGGCCGACGGGTCCGACGTACCCGACGGCGTCGGCGACCGCAGCGTCCCCGCGGCCGTACCCGGCTGCGTCCACACCGACCTGCTCGCCGCCGGCCTGATCCCCGACCCCTACCTCGACGACAACGAGACCCGGCTGTCGTGGATCGGCCGGACCGACTGGGTCTACGAGACCACGTTCGACTGGGTCGACCCGGGTGACCCCCGGGTCGACCTGGTCTGCGCCGGCCTCGACACCGTCGCCACCGTCACCGTCAACGACGTCGAGCTGGGCCGTACCGCCAACATGCACCGCGGCTACCGGTTCGACGCCCGCGCGGCGCTGCACCCCGGGCGCAACACCCTGCGGGTACGGTTCGACTCCGCGTACCGGCATGCCGAGGCGGTGCGTGAGCGGCTCGGCGACCGGCCCAACGCCTACCCGGAACCGTTCAACTTCATCCGCAAGATGGCCTGCAACTTCGGCTGGGACTGGGGCCCCAACCTGGTCACCGCCGGGATCTGGCAGGAGATCGGCCTGCACGCCTGGGCCGTCGCCCGGCTGGCCACCGTCCGCCCGCTGGTCACCGTCACCCACCACCCGACCGGCAGCGCCGAGGCGAAGGTCGAGCTGCACGTCGAGGTCGAACGTGACACCGACGAGGACATCACCCTGGTCGCCGCCGTCGTCGGCGCCCGCGCCGAAACCGTGGTCCCGGCCGGGCAGCGCAGCGCCGTCGTGACCCTGACCGTCGCCGAGCCCGAGCTGTGGTGGCCCCGGGGGTACGGCGAACCCGCCCGACACGCACTCGACGTCACCCTGCACCGGGCCGACGGCAGCACACTCGACACCTGGCAGCGGCACATCGGCTTCCGGTCGGTCCGCCTGGACACCACCGTCGACCCCGCCGGCAGCGCGTTCACCCTGGTCGTCAACGAGACGCCGGTCTTCGTCCGAGGCGTCAACTGGATCCCCGACGACGCGTTCCCCACCCGGGTCGACCGGGCCCGCTACGCCCGCCGGTTCGGCCAGGCCGCCGACGCCGGCGTCAACTTCCTGCGGATCTGGGGCGGCGGACGCTACGAGTCCGAGGACTTCTACGACCTCGCCGACGAGCTGGGCCTGCTCGTCGGGCAGGACTTCCTGTTCGCCTGCGCCGCGTACCCGGAGGAGGAGCCGATCGCCAGCGAGGTCGCCGCCGAGGCCCGCTACCAGGTCGCCCGGCTCACCCCGCACCCCAGCCTGGTGCTGTGGACCGGCAACAACGAGAACATCTGGGGCTGGCACGACTGGGGCTGGCAGGAGATCCTCGACGGACGCACCTGGGGGCTCGGCTACTACCTCGACGTGCTGCCCGGCATCGTCGCCGAACTCGACCCGACCCGACCGTACTGGCCGGGCAGCCCGTACTCCGGCCGGGACGACCTGCACCCCAACGACCCGGCGCACGGCACCATGCACATCTGGGACGTGTGGAACACCGACGACTACCTGAAGTACCGGCGGTACGTGCCCCGGTTCCTCGCCGAGTTCGGCTATCAGGGGCCACCCGCGTACGCCACCCTGCGCCGGGCGATCAGCGACGACCCGCTCGCGTCGGACTCGCCCGGCATGGCCCACCACCAGAAGGCCGTCGACGGCGACCTGAAGCTTCAACGCGGCCTCGACGCGCACCTGCCGGCGCGGCGCGACTTCGACGACTGGCACTACCTGACCCAGGTCAACCAGGCCCGCGCGATCGCCGTCGGGGTGCGGCACTTCCGCTCCCACCGGGGCATCTGCATGGGCACCATCCTGTGGCAGCTCAACGACTGCTGGCCGGTCACCTCGTGGGCCGCCGTCGACGGCGACGGCCGGCGCAAACCACTGTGGTACGCGCTGCGCGACGCCTACGCCGACCGGCTGCTCACCATCGAACCCCGCGACGGCGGGCTCGCCCTGGTCGCGGTCAACGACACCGGGGCCGACTGGCACCCGCACGCCGACGTCACCCGGCTCACCCTGGCCGGCGAGACACTGGCCAAGGTCGGCTACCAGTTGGCTGTACCGGCCCACTCGGCGGTCACCGTGCCGCTCGCCGCCGACCTGACCGCCACCGGCGACCCGCGCCGCGAGCTGCTGCTCGCCGACGCGGCCGGGCAACGGGCCTGGTGGTTCTTTGCCGAGGACAACGAGATCAACTACCCGGCGGCCGGGTACGACGCGGCGGTCGAGCCGACCGACGGCGGGCTGCGGGTCACCGTCGCCGCCCGGACCGTCCTGCGTGACCTGACCCTCTACCCGGACCGGCTCGACCCGGCCGCCGAGGTGGACCGGGCGCTGGTCACCCTGCTGCCCGGCGAGTCGACGGAGTTCGTGGTCCGCACCGGGGCCGAGCTGGACCCGGCGGCGCTGACCAGCCGGCCGGTGCTGCGCTGTGTCAACGACATCGGCATCGTCAGCGACAACCCGGCGGCCGGCGCATGAGCACCGGCCCGTCAGTGGCCGACCGCGCCCCCGGCCCGGTTCTCGCGGTCGACGTCGGCGGCACCAAGCTGGCCGCCGCCGTCGTCGAACCCGACGGCACCATCGCCGTGCAGGGCGCGGTGCCGACGCCGGCCGGCGGGGACACCGCGACCGTCACCGCCGCCCTGCACCGGGTGGTCCGCCAGGTCGTCGGCGACCGGGACCCGGCCACGCTGACCGGGCTCGGCGTCGGCTCGGCTGGCCCGCTCGACCCGGCCGCCGGCACCGTCAGCCCGGTCAACATTCACGCCTGGCGCGACTTCGGCATCCTCGACTCGCTGCGGCCGTTGCTGCCGGGCCGGCCGGCGGTGCTCGCCGGCGACGGGCACTGCATGGCGCTCGGCGAACACTGGCGCGGCGGCTACCCCGGCCGCGCCCTGCTCGGCATGGTGGTCTCCACCGGCGTCGGCGGCGGACTGGTCATCGACGGCCGGGTCCACCCGGGCGGCAGCGGCAACGCCGGCCACATCGGACACATTGTGGTGGACATGGCCGGCCCGCCCTGCCCGTGTGGCGGCCGAGGCTGCGTCGAGGCGATCGCCAGCGGTCCGGCGATGGTCCGCTGGGCCGTCGACCAGGGCTGGACACCGGGGGACCGGCCGGGCGACGCCCGTACCCTCGCCGAGGACGCCCGGGCCGGCGTACCGCTCGCCGTCGCCGCCTTCCGGCGTGGCGCGACCGCGCTGGCCGCCGCGGTGGTTTCCACCACCGCGCTGATCGAGCTCGGCGACGTCGTCATCGGCGGCGGGGTGGCCGCCGCCGGTGACCTGCTCTTCGCTCCGCTGCGCGCGGCCGTAGCGGAGCTGGCCGGGCTCGACTTCGTCCGCCGGGTCCGGATCCACACCAGCAGTCTCGGCAACGACGCGGGGTTGCTCGGTGCCGCCGCACTCGCCCTGGAGGCCGCCGCGCGTCAGTGACCTCCACCGCTCCACGGTCAAGGAGAACCCCGTAATGCGCCCACGCTCCGCCGGCCTGCTGCTGGCACTGGCCGGGCTGCTGCTCACCGTAGCGGCAGTCCCGGCCCAAGCCGCACCGCCGGCCCACCATCCCGGTACGCCTGGTCAGCCGACCGCCGGATTCGTTACCCGGCACGGCGACGACCTCAAGCTCGACGGCCGGAAGTTCCGGTTCGCCGGCAGCAACAACTACTACCTGATGTACAAGTCGCCGACGATGGTCGACGACGTGTTCGCCGACGCGAAATCTGCCGGGTTCACCGTGCTGCGTACCTGGGGATTTCTCGACATCGGCAACGCCGACGGTTCCGACTCGGTCGCCGGCCCGGCCGACGGCGTCTACTTCCAGTACTTCGACGGTGAACGGCCGGCGTACAACGACGGCCCGGACGGCCTGCAACGCCTCGACTACGTCCTCGCCGCCGCCCGCGAAGCCGGCATCAAGCTGGTGATTCCGCT is drawn from Micromonospora sp. Llam0 and contains these coding sequences:
- a CDS encoding glycoside hydrolase family 2 protein; the protein is MNTVRPLHDGWTVLPADGSDVPDGVGDRSVPAAVPGCVHTDLLAAGLIPDPYLDDNETRLSWIGRTDWVYETTFDWVDPGDPRVDLVCAGLDTVATVTVNDVELGRTANMHRGYRFDARAALHPGRNTLRVRFDSAYRHAEAVRERLGDRPNAYPEPFNFIRKMACNFGWDWGPNLVTAGIWQEIGLHAWAVARLATVRPLVTVTHHPTGSAEAKVELHVEVERDTDEDITLVAAVVGARAETVVPAGQRSAVVTLTVAEPELWWPRGYGEPARHALDVTLHRADGSTLDTWQRHIGFRSVRLDTTVDPAGSAFTLVVNETPVFVRGVNWIPDDAFPTRVDRARYARRFGQAADAGVNFLRIWGGGRYESEDFYDLADELGLLVGQDFLFACAAYPEEEPIASEVAAEARYQVARLTPHPSLVLWTGNNENIWGWHDWGWQEILDGRTWGLGYYLDVLPGIVAELDPTRPYWPGSPYSGRDDLHPNDPAHGTMHIWDVWNTDDYLKYRRYVPRFLAEFGYQGPPAYATLRRAISDDPLASDSPGMAHHQKAVDGDLKLQRGLDAHLPARRDFDDWHYLTQVNQARAIAVGVRHFRSHRGICMGTILWQLNDCWPVTSWAAVDGDGRRKPLWYALRDAYADRLLTIEPRDGGLALVAVNDTGADWHPHADVTRLTLAGETLAKVGYQLAVPAHSAVTVPLAADLTATGDPRRELLLADAAGQRAWWFFAEDNEINYPAAGYDAAVEPTDGGLRVTVAARTVLRDLTLYPDRLDPAAEVDRALVTLLPGESTEFVVRTGAELDPAALTSRPVLRCVNDIGIVSDNPAAGA
- a CDS encoding ROK family protein, yielding MSTGPSVADRAPGPVLAVDVGGTKLAAAVVEPDGTIAVQGAVPTPAGGDTATVTAALHRVVRQVVGDRDPATLTGLGVGSAGPLDPAAGTVSPVNIHAWRDFGILDSLRPLLPGRPAVLAGDGHCMALGEHWRGGYPGRALLGMVVSTGVGGGLVIDGRVHPGGSGNAGHIGHIVVDMAGPPCPCGGRGCVEAIASGPAMVRWAVDQGWTPGDRPGDARTLAEDARAGVPLAVAAFRRGATALAAAVVSTTALIELGDVVIGGGVAAAGDLLFAPLRAAVAELAGLDFVRRVRIHTSSLGNDAGLLGAAALALEAAARQ
- a CDS encoding carbohydrate ABC transporter permease, producing the protein MSTSTVGRPPASTPGSFWNYLFLSLVILFSAFPLYWMVVIASGTDADLAKIPPQLLPGGQLLNNVNEVFTLKNVYFVQSLGNSFVVSSIVTFSVLFFCSLAGFAFAKLRFAGRNALMVVVVLTLTVPNQLGVVALYILMGELGWNGTLVAVIVPGLVTAFGVFYMRQFILEAVPDELIEAGRIDGATTLRIYWSVVLPAVRPAMAVLGLLTFVATWNDFQWPLITLGGTYYPTSMVALSDLASGNYVLYRRVLAGAFVATIPLLIMLFIGGRQIVRGIMEGAVKN